CTCCTATAAGTCCTAGTTCTGGGAAACCCAGTTTCCCGAAAATCAGAAGATAATTCAGGAGAATATTTACCGCATTGGAGATGATAATGGCTGACATACTAACTTTCGTTTGTCCAACGCCATCTACAAACTGCTTGTACCCACTAAAAAGAATAATGGGTACGATGCTGATGAGCTGGAGGATATAGTATGGCTTGATATAGGGTAGGAGTTCTAATGGCTGTCTAAACCACTGAATCTTTATCAGAAAAAAAGTCATTACCCCTGTTAATAGTAACCCAAACAGGGTATTTGCCAGAGTACCACTCTTTAGTAACGTCTTGAGTCTTCCATCACCCTTTGCATAGGATGCAGCTACTAGAGGGGTAAGCCCATAAGTATATCCCATGGCTATCACAAAGGCAATATTGATAAAACCATTGACGAAAGATGCTGCGGCGAGTTCATGGGTGCCGTAGTGCCCAATCATGATGTTATCAATAAATCCTACTAGAATCACACCAAGCTGACCTATCATGATAGGAATCCCTAGTTTGAGGATCGCTCTAGTATGCTCATTAATTCGCAAAGTCATTATCAATCAAGAAATAAATAGGCTTAAAAAAACCATCCTAGGCTTTGGATAAAGCCGGGGATGGTCTCTTTACTGTTATTACAACAGATATATAGTGACCGTATTAGGATTCAAACCTAAAACCTTCTGATCCGTAGTCAGATGCTCTATTCAGTTGAGCTATACGGCCAATTTTGTGTCCCCAAAGGGATTTGTAAAAAATAGATGCTGACTCTATAACATCATAAAAATAGTGACCGTATTAGGATTCAAACCTAAAACCTTCTGATCCGTAGTCAGATGCTCTATTCAGTTGAGCTATACGGCCAATTACCCTCCAATTGACTTTCTGGAATGCAAAGGTAATAAAAAAAAATATTTGCTCCAAATATATTGGGGGTAAAAGTAATAAAAATTACTTTATGATACGTTTAATAAGGCCTTGAAGGACATTACCAGGTCCATATTCTGTAAACTCAGTAGCTCCATCAGCTACCATATTCCTGACAGATTGGGTCCATCGTACAGGTGAAGTAAGTTGCTTTATTAAGTTAGCTCGAATTTCTTCAGTATTGGTATGTGGTAGTGCATCTACATTTTGATAAATTGGGCAGGTTGGAGCAGAGAAGGTTACTGAGTTAATCGCTTCTTCCAACTCTATCCTAGCACTCTCCATGAATGGGCTATGGAATGCACCGCTAACGTTTAGTGGGATGGCTCTCTTAGCACCAGCCTCTTTTGCTAGCTCTATGAATTCATTCACACCTTTTACAGAGCCAGATATAACTGCTTGCCCCGGGCTATTATAGTTTGCTAGTATCACCACTTCTGGTGCTACATTAGCACAAAGTGACTCTACCAACTCATCTTCAAGACCTAGAATAGCAGCCATTGTAGATGGTGCAAGCTCACAAGCACGTTGCATGGCTTGTGCACGTCTGGAAACAAGTGTGAGGGCGTCCTCAAAACTTAAAGCTCCAGATACTGCTAATGCCGTAAACTCTCCAAGAGAATGTCCCGCCATCATGTCTGCTTTCACTCCTTCCTCACTGATGATAGCACTGATGTATGAGTGTAAAAATACGGCTGGCTGAGTGACTTTGGTCTGCTTGAGGTCTTCTTCTGTACCTTCAAATATTACCTTAGTTATGGGAAATCCAAGGATCTCATTAGCCCTATCAAATAGCTTCTTGGCTTCGTCATTTGAGTTATATAAGTCTAGGCCCATGCCTACGAATTGGGCGCCTTGTCCTGGAAAAACTGATGCTTTCATATATTGATGTAAAAATAATTATTGAATTTAATTGTCATACACAAAGATATTTTATTTTTTCTATAATACAAAAAAGAAGGGTAGTACATTATATACCACCCTTCTAATCATATTACTTAGGAGTAAAATTACTTTTGAATATTTGGTTTTTCAAGACCAAATCCCATCTTCTTGTCATAAGTCTTAAGGTAAGTACTAAGTATAAGTGCTAATACACCAAAGCTTGTGAAAATAAGCATAGAAGGGGTATAATTAAGTGCTTGTTCAGGTTCAATGCCTTTATTAGTTATGTCTAATACCTTACCAATAAGCATAGGCACAGTCATCAGACCAATATTCTGAATAAAGAAAATTGCTGAGTAAGCAGAGCCAAGTACTTTTGGGTCTATTAACTTTGGTACACTTGGCCAAAGGGCAGCTGGTACAAGAGAAAATGAGATACCAAGTAGAACTATAGCTACAATAGCAATGATATATGAACCCTGTCCTGTATCAAATGGATAGAGTGCGAATATTCCGTGACAAAGAATCATTAATATAGAACCAATGATAAGCATTGTAGCACCCTTGCCCTTTTTATCAAGAAACAGACCAAGAGGTGGTGTAATAATCATAGCTCCAATAGGAAATAAGCTAAAGATACTTGCAGCTTTTTCATTTGAAAGACCTAAGTTGCTCTCTAGCATATTGGTGGCGAATCGTTGGAAAGGGAATATAGCTGAATAATAAAGCACGCAAAGTAGTGCTACAATCCAGAAAATCTTAATCCCGAAGACTTTCTTAAGGTCTGCAAATCGGAATGGTTCTTCATCATCCTTAATCTCAAAGGATTCTTGAGTATCAAGTTTCTTATCAAGTACACCATAGATTAAGTACAAAATCAATCCAATACAGAGTAGAATGAATACAAATAAGACAGGTGCTTGAATAGCTGTTATGGCGGCCATTCCTTCTGTATTTTCGCCTAGTCTTGACATGGCCCAGTTATGAATACGTGGAGACGTTTGGAATACGGCAAATACGCCCAAGCGAGCAACAGCCATCTCAACACCCATAGCCATAGCCATCTCTTTGCCATGGAACCACTTGACTATAGCTCTCGAGACGGTCACGCCAGCCATTTCGGTTCCCATACCAAAAATGGCAAAGCCTACGCAAGATAATTTAGCAGAAGGAGGAAATCCAGATGAAAAACTTGAGAGAAGTTCGAATGGGAAAGCTCCAGCATTAAATGTTGTGCTTAAAGCATAGACTTTAATTCCTGCTCCTAAAACCATTAAGGAGCCAGAAAGAATAGCTGTAAAACGGACTCCCATCTTATCAAGGATAATACCTGCAAAGATGAGGAATAGTAAGAATACGTTGATGAAAAATTCACTCCCCGCATAGGTCCCAAAAACAGAGGAGGTCCAACCTAAGTGAATGTCTAACTGTGTTTTAAGAGGAGAAAGAACGTCCACGAACATGTACGCAAAAAGCATTGTTAATGAGATCATTAACAACACTGTCCAGCGAATCCATGCAACATCGCGAATGGTCTTACGAGGTTGTTGTGTAGTTGTAGTCATAAAGGTTATTAAAAATATTTTTTAAATTTATTTCTTAAAGAAATACAAATATAAGAATAAACCTTAGGTACACAAAAAAAATGATATAAAAACTCCCATTTCCTTTAATTGAATGGGGAACTGGGACTGTATAGATTAATAGCAGGAGTAGTGGTGAATGATATATTTGTGATTAGCATTATATATACTTATGATATCTTAGTTCCCTTTTTAATAAGACATTAATAAGTACTCTATGCAATTATTGATGTTTTTTTTTGATAGATCAATTACTATTCTCGGTTACTGCTTGCTACCTTAGTCTAGGCTTTTGAAGACTAGGATCTACTTTATTATTGGTTCTATAGCATTAAGGTAATATAAAAAAAGAGAGTGTGTCAAAAACTACTTCTGACACACTCTCTCTTTTACAATAAAATTTGATGATAGAGATTATCTACCAGCATATCTTTCGCTTACTTCCTTCCAGTTAATGATATCCCATATCTTTGCAAGGTGATCAGCACGACGGTTTTGATAATCTACATAGTAAGCGTGCTCCCATACATCAGCACCTAATAGAGGTACTAGATCCATAGTCACAGGATTTCCAGCATTCTGATGCTTTGTGATCTCTAGATTTCCATCCTTATCTGTTGTTAACCATGTCCAACCTGCACCGAATAGTCCAGCAGCTTCTTTTTCGAAGGTCTTTTTGAACTCATCAAAAGATCCGAATTTCTTCTCAATAGCCTTCATTAGATCACCAGTAGGTTCGCCACCACCATCAGGGCTGAATTGAGTGAAGTAAAGATTGTGGTTAAGAGTCTGTCCAGCATTATTGAAGATTCCACCTTCAGACTTCTTAACGATATCAACAAGTTCCATATCAGCAAACTCGGTTCCGTCGATAAGTTTATTTAGATTTGTTACATAAGCGTTCAAGTGCTTGCCATGGTGAAGCTCAATAGTTGTTTTGCTTATTACTGGCTCTAAAGCATCATTCGCATACGGTAGTTTGATTAGTTCAAATTTCATAATTTCATTTTCTTTAATTGTTGTGTTTGAATTCTTTGTTGTCTCGTCAGCTACATTTTCAATAACTGTATTGCTTTCCTTATTGTCATTAGAATTATTACATGCAGTAACGCTAAGAAGTGTTACGCTAAAAGCTAATCCTAATACTAAAGGTCTCAATTTTTTCTTCATAAATCTAATTATTTCTATTTATAAAGTTGATATTTACAATTATCATTCATCTACATTGATAACACATTGAATTGAGAATTTGTTTTTACTTCAATATGTTTTTTGATAAAAAATTTTTTTTGAACTAATATTTTAGCGAGTGTTCGATAGAAGCATTTTCCACTCATCTATATATGTTTTCCATTCTTCTGATTCAGTTCTTGCCCAGAAGTCACCAAGAATAGCAACGCCCCCAAAGGACCATTCCCTAAGACATTCTATTTTCTTTTGAGAAATACCCCCGAGAGCAAAAACCTTAGAGTCTATTATTCCAGCTTTAGAGGCATTCGTTAGGTCTTGTTCAGAAAAAGCGGAATATACACCCTTTTTAGATATGCTATTAAAGATAGGGCTAAGAAATAGGTAATCACATTCATCCTTATGATCTATCACCTCTTGAAAAGAGTGACACGATCGCGATAGAGAACCGCTAAAGTCAGATGGTGGTGTGGGGTGACGATGATTAAGGTGAAGACCTCCGATAGGAAATTCATGGGCTAGTGAGTGATGATCGTGTAACACAATGTGTGGTAAGCAATCATCCGAAAGAGAAGACAGAAAAATCCGTGCTTCATCATCACTCCATGCTGGCCGTCTAAAATGGACTCGGAAAATACCGCTTGAGATTAACTCCGAGATAATATGAACTTCCCCCGCCATAGTGACGGGGGAAGTAATAATAATAAGTTTCATCAGAAAACTTACTTCTTAAGTTTTTCGATAATCATTTCAGATACCTTCTTTCCAGACATTAGCATACCGCCAAAGATAGGGCCCATACGTGGTGTTCCAGATACAGCTGAAGAGGCCATACCGCAGACATAAAGTCCAGGATAGATCTCTTTAGTGCCAGATACAACTTCACGCTCACCTTCTACAACGTCAAGCGACCTCTCACCAATTACGTCACCTGTAGAGGTATTAAGCTTAGCACCATTTTTATTTGCGACGACTTTGCAGATTTCACTATCATGTCCTGTTCCATCGATAACGCAGCGAGCCATTATATTAAGTGGATCCACATGCATACCAGTCCGTAATACTGGAGTCCAGTTAACGACTACACCACTAACGACGTCATTCTTATAAACCACATCCTCAACAGAATAGCAGTTGAAGATATGAGCACCAGCGTGTGTTGCTTGGTAGAGTAGGGCAGCAGTGCTTTCTACAGAGTCCATAGTGAAGAGTCCATCACCATAAGCCTCATAATTAATATCAAATTCTTTGATGATTTCAAGTGCTTCTTCCTGAATAACGATCTGATTAAACATCATTGCACCTCCCCACATTCCACCGCCGGGAGCTAACTTTCTATCAAAAAGAGCAACCTTAAGCCCAGCTTTAGCTAGGTAATATGAAGCTACGATACCTGATGGTCCTCCACCTACGATGGCTACATCTAATTCCAAGCAGTCTTCTAACTTATCAAAGTAGGTGCGGATAATCCCTTGGGATATTTTTTTTTCTATCATGTTAAAAATAATTTTATATTGTTGTGAAAAAAAGTTTTATTTATCTATTTCAGTGCAATCTCCGAGCGTCTGACTGATCCTCATCGCACAAAAGTTAGGACCACACATGGTACAGAACTTACTATCCGTAGGGTTAGAAAGTTTATAATACTCTAGTGCTTTATCAGGGTCTAACGAGAGATTGAACTGATCTTTCCATCTGAATTCATATCTAGCCTTACTTAGGGCATTATCTCTAATGGTTGCGGCTGGATGTTGCTTACCTAGGTCTGCTGCGTGTGCTGCAATTTTATATGTAATGACACCAGTCCGAACATCCTCCTTGTCAGGAAGTCCTAAGTGCTCTTTCGGGGTTACATAGCAAAGCATCGCTGTACCATACCACCCTATCATTGCAGCTCCTATGGCACTAGTGATATGGTCATAGGCTGGGGCTATATCAGTTACAAGTGGTCCGAGAGTGTAGAATGGAGCTCCATGGCATTTCTCAATTTGTCTATCCATATTCTCTTTGATCTTATGCATAGGTACATGCCCAGGACCTTCAATAAAGACTTGAACATCCTTAGCCCAAGCTCTCTCTACCAATTCACCCATCGTGTCAAGTTCAGCAAATTGGGCCGCATCGTTAGCATCATGGATAGATCCAGGACGTAGTCCATCTCCTAGTGATAGGGCGACATCATATTTGCGACAAATATCACAAATGTCATCAAAATGGCTATATAGGAAGCTCTCCTCATTATGAACTCGGCACCATTTAGAGATGATACTACCGCCACGGCTTACAATTCCAGTGAGACGATCGTCCGCTAAGTGTATATTCTTAAGTCTAATACCACAGTGGATAGTGAAGTAGTCCACACCTTGCTCACACTGCTCAATAAGCGTATCTCTGAAAACCTCCCATGATAAGTCTTCAGCCTTACCATTGACCTTTTCGAATGCTTGATACATAGGCACAGTGCCTACTGGTACAGGACTATTACGAAGGATCCACTCACGGGTCTCATAAATGTTCTTACCTGTGGAGAGATCCATTACTGTATCTCCACCCCACTTACAGCTCCATACGGCTTTTTCTACTTCCTCTTCAATACTCGAACCCATTGCCGAGTTACCAATATTCGTATTAATCTTTACGAGAAAGTTGGTGCCAATGATCATTGGTTCTGTCTCTGGGTGCTTCTTATTAGCAGGGATAACAGCACGGCCTGCAGCGACTTCTTCACATACGTACTGAGGGGTAATGTAGCTCTCTATCCCTAGCTCTTGGCAGTTCATATTCTCGCGAATGGCTACATATTCCATTTCTTGAGTGATGATGCCCTTCTTCGCATAATACAATTGCGTATGCTCTCTTCCCTCTATCCATGGTTTCCTAAGTTTTGGAAGCCCTTTTTGGAGATCTATTTCGATGTTAGGGTCACTATATGGGCCACTCGTGTCATAAACGATTACAGGGGGATTCTCCCTCCTAGTACCATCCTTTAATATCGTGGGTAGCTGTGAGATTTGTCGCATCCCTACTCTTATCTCGGGGTGAATCTTACCTGAGAGGTAGATTTTCTCCGAGTTAGGATAAGTAATCTTAAAGTCTTTATTCATGGTTTATTTTGAATTAATTTGATTTATGAATTCTTTAGTCATTTCAGTCGGGTCTTTTGAATCAAGAATAGCCCCACTAATGGCGATGCCAAAAACACCAGTGGATAATATAGCTGGTATGTCCCGAAGTGTAATACCACCAATGGCTATTAACGGAATTGTTATGTCTCGCTCTTGCATCTGAGATACAAGCTGTATATATCCTTTAAGGCCAAGGATAGATGATAAGTTCTTCTTTGTAGTAGTATATCGAAATGGACCGCACCCTACATAATTAGCTCCTCTATCTGAGTGAGCTTGTATCTCATCTATGGTATTGGCAGTCCCTCCAATAATCTTATTCGGTCCTAAAAGTGATCTGGCTTCGTCTATGGGCATATCTTTCTGCCCTAAGTGTACTCCATCTGCATCAAGCTTTTCTACTAAATCAACTCTATCGTCGATGATAAGCGTCGCTTGGTACTCTGAGCATAGGCGTCGAAGGGCTGTGCCAACCTCTATGATGTGTGGCTCTTCAGCACCCTTCATTCTTAACTGAATCCATTTGCAACCACCATCTAACGCAAGTTTTGCTCCAGTGAGGTAGTCAAACTTATTATTTTGATGCGTTATGAATTGTAACCTATTCATAATTTGATGCTTTTTTGTGGGTTATAGAAGTGGTCTACCGGTCCGTGTCCCTTGAAGAGGGTAATGTCCTTTCCACTATTGATAGCTTCTGAGATGTACACCTTAGCCTGCCCGACAGCTTCGGGTAGGGATAGTCCTCGTGCAATATAAGCTGTGATAGCTGACGATAGAGTGCAGCCTGTCCCATGAGTATTAGAGGTCCTAACCTTAGTTCCGTGGAAGACTTCTTCATGACCATTATTAAGAAATAAGAAGTCCGGACAGTCATCACCCATCAAGTGCCCGCCCTTGATGAGAACAGCCTCTACTCCATATGATAAAATCTTTTTTGCGGCCTCCTTAATGCTCTTGTGTGAATCAATGACAAGACCTGCCAGTGCTTCGGCTTCGGGTATATTGGGCGTTACAAGTGCAGCCATTGGCAATAAGCTATTAATAAGGCTCTCAATAGCTTCGTCTCTGAAGAGGCTGTCGCCACTTGTGGCCACCATTACGGGGTCTACAATTATTGGCGGTATATCATCAAGTTGGGATAAAGTCTTTACGATCACTTCAATTGTAGATCTGTCATAGAGCATACCTGTCTTGATAGCTTTTGGTGGGATGTCCTCCAATACAGCCTCTAGCTGAGACTGCACTAACTGGTTTGAGATAGCTTCGACTCCAGATACACCACATGTATTTTGTGCCGTAACGGCTGTGATTACAGACATGGCATAACATCCGAGAGCCGACATCGTCTTGATATCAGCTTGTATCCCAGCCCCTCCTGAGCTGTCAGAACCAGCAATTGTAAGTGTTGGTATATATTTCGTAGTCACAATTAATCATTTTTTTTGGGGAAGAAAAATCATAATATTAGGGAGTGCGACTACTAAGATGGTATTTACCACAACCACATTTATAATAATATAACTGTGGTTAGCAGTGTGAAAAAGTTCCTACGACAGCATTACCTGCATCAGGTTCCACGGGTCTAATCTCAGCACTCTTTTTTTTTAAGAGGCACCCCTAACAATATATACTCCTCCAGATGTTTTATAAAAAACGTGATGGAGAACCATTACGATCTCCATCACAAATATAGCTACTTTAATTGTAACTCACAAATAGTTTGCCTCAGATTATTTCTTTGATTCCTTTACAATCATAATCTCAGGATCTTTAAATCTTAGCGATAACCAACTCCGGATTAGGCTCTCTCTCTCCTTACTAAGTTTTTTATTCGTGGTTAGTCTTATGTAAGGAATTGTATCAACTAATGTTGTATCAGCTCTAAATGAGTACATCTGACCAATTTGGGTCTTTTCTATTTCATTGAAGAGCTGACGGATCTCAATCGTAACAGCTTCGGCTTGGAAGTAAAACGTTTGTTGACCTTTTAATGCGAGATTTAAGGAGTCATTTCGCAACTGTAAGTATTGGGTGTAGCTCTTATCGGTGGCACTCTGCACATCCTTCAAGATTGCATGCCTGATTTCCTCCATATTTTGTCTTTCCGAGCCTTGCTTTACTACCAGTACAGTATTCTTTAGTCCATAAGCTGGTAGGACGGCTTGTAGGCGTTCAATCACATTGGACGGTATTTCTTCGCCAATGACCGAAACATTGAAGTATGTTATAGAGTCAGTCTTCTCACTATCGTACGAGAGGACGAAGGAGTTATCAAAGACCATTACTTCTTTGATGAATTTATCTTGTTGGACCTCTTGATATGTTTTTTGTACAAAACGATATGCCAGTATCACACTGGGGATAATGGTTGAAAGGACTATTATGAAGACTAAGTTGTTTAGTCGCTTTCCTCTTTTCTTATTAACATAGGTTACTCTACGATACTTTAGAGCTCTAACGACAATGAATGTAGAGAGACCTATAAATACGGTGTTGATAATAAATAAGTATGTCGCACCGAAGAAATAATTAAACTGTAGCGTTGCCAACCCATATCCAGCACTACATAGTGGAGGCATGAGGGCAGTTGCAATAGCTACACCGGGGATGACCTGACCCTTAGACCTGCTGGTGCCTGCTATAATCCCTGCTAGTCCACCAAAGAGGGCAATTAATACGTCGTATGTAGTGGGTTGTGTACGAGCCAAAATCTCACTCTGTGCGACACTAATAGGGCTGATAATGAAGTAGATAGTGGAGGTGATTACACTAATTCCGACCGCCATTCCTAAGTTCTTAACACTTCGACCAATAAGATTGAAGTCCGTGATGCCTAACCCCAGACCAATACCAATGATTGGACCCATCAGTGGGGAGATTAACATGGCACCGATTACGACGGCGGTTGAGTTCATGTTTAGTCCAATAGAAGCTATCAGGATGGCACATATTAGAATCAACATCTTAGTGCCTCTAAACTCGACATCGGCTTTAAGAGCCTTTATTGTTTCTTCTTCATCTTCTTTTTCGTGTCGTATATCAAAGAACGAAACTAAAAATTGCCAAAAACTTTGACCTGTTCTTGCCATAATCTCATTACAATAAAAAGTGAATGATTTTGAATAGATATCCGCAAAGATAGCCAAAATATGAGATTTCTCACTCACTAGGAGTGGGTTCACAGAGTAATGTGGTGAAAAATTGAAGAGCTAGTATTGTTCGTTCTCCGGAGGGTTTTTAAAATACCTGTAGAGAGAATCCACTAAGTGCATATATTTAATAGCCGATGTGGGCGAAAAAAAGATTTTAAAACATTTGAAATGAAGGTACCTTATGGTCTCTCCCTTTCTTGGTCTTTTCAACTTGATATAGATAAAAACACTTGAATTTTTACGACACTAAATAGGTTTATGATGTAATGACTGATCTAAAGCACCTAGATAATGGTATCAAAGCGTAATTGAGCCGATTCCCTTTTTGAGATAAGGGTGGGTGAAATTTTAGTTATATGAAACAGATCTTCTTCCTATAGGAAAAATATTTTTATCATATGAGAAGAAGAAAGGCTTTATATAGGACGAATTTTTACTGTCCAAATACTCCCTAAGCGTACTTTCAGTTACGTTTTAGTATCGTTGCGTTTATCCCTTGATATTAGCTTGTTATGGTTTTTAACCTCTGTCATGGTCTATCTGTTTTAAGCTTTGTTGAGAGGTTATGTTACGAATAGTTTGGTAGCTTTAGTGATCCTATGTTACTAAAAAACTTCACGCACCGCTTTATTTAACTTCAGCCCCTCAAAAGTATCATTCAAGAAGTGCTAATGAAATCATTAAAAAACGGATGGAATTCTTTCATTTTCTACAACATTTTATAACGATGTTATCGGTAAAATAATTTGTATCTTTGCTTGGGAAATTAATTGAACTGATAGAAAGCCTTCAATCATAGATGGAGACAATAAAAACAATATATAAAATAGGACATGGGCCATCGAGTAGTCATACTATGGCCCCAAGAAGAGCCGCGGAAATGTTTGCAAATAGATTTTCCAAAGAGGCTCCTAGTTCATTTAGAGTGAATCTATATGGTGCACTCGCAGCCACAGGTAAGGGACACATGACAGACGTCGCTATCTTAGACGTCCTGACACCAATGGCTCCAACCGAAATAATATGGAAACCTACAGAGGTCCACAAGTTTCACACTAATGGGATGATGTTTGAAGCTCTCAATAGTGAGGGTAATACGGTGGATTCCTGGACAGTATATAGCATTGGTGGCGGCTCCTTGGCTAATGAGGATTTTGATGAAAGTAGAAATGAGGATATCTATCCGCATAGCTCTCTAACAAAAATAATGGAGTTTTGTACAGAAAGGCGGATTAATTTCTGGGAATACATTGAGCATTTTGAAGACTCATCTCTTTGGGATTACCTCGAAGAGGTTTGGGAAGTGATGAAACAATCAATTCATAGGGGTCTAGAAGCAGATGGTATATTACCCGGAGGACTAAAGCTACGAAGAAAAGCGGGAGAGTACTTAATCAGAGCTAAGGGCTATAGTGGTAACTTGAAGTCCAGAGGACATGTTTATGCTTATGCTCTAGCTGTATCCGAAGAAAATGCCTCAGGTGGACTCGTGGT
This genomic window from Porphyromonadaceae bacterium W3.11 contains:
- a CDS encoding L-serine ammonia-lyase; translation: METIKTIYKIGHGPSSSHTMAPRRAAEMFANRFSKEAPSSFRVNLYGALAATGKGHMTDVAILDVLTPMAPTEIIWKPTEVHKFHTNGMMFEALNSEGNTVDSWTVYSIGGGSLANEDFDESRNEDIYPHSSLTKIMEFCTERRINFWEYIEHFEDSSLWDYLEEVWEVMKQSIHRGLEADGILPGGLKLRRKAGEYLIRAKGYSGNLKSRGHVYAYALAVSEENASGGLVVTAPTCGSSGVMPAVLYHLKTVRDFPDKMIYRALATAGLIGNLARTNASISGAEVGCQGEVGVACSMAAAASNQLFGGSLMQIEYAAEMGLEHHLGLTCDPICGLVQIPCIERNAFAAGRALDSNSYSTFSDGFHRVSFDQVIEVMKQTGHDLPSLYKETSEGGLATKLSQSDFFF